Proteins from a single region of Shinella zoogloeoides:
- the rpmG gene encoding 50S ribosomal protein L33, whose product MAKATTIKIKLLSTADTGFFYVTTKNSRTMTDKMTKTKYDPVVKKHVEFKETKIK is encoded by the coding sequence ATGGCCAAGGCTACCACCATCAAGATCAAGCTGCTGTCGACGGCCGACACCGGTTTCTTCTACGTAACCACGAAGAACAGCCGTACGATGACGGACAAGATGACCAAGACGAAGTACGATCCGGTCGTCAAGAAGCACGTCGAATTCAAGGAAACCAAGATCAAGTAA
- a CDS encoding LysR substrate-binding domain-containing protein: MNPLDIDLLRTFVAVIETGSFSNAAPRIGRSQSAVSMQMQRLEQAVGKQLLIRGPKAVTPNAAGSDFLVHARRLLKLSDEAWASVTRPEESGSVRLGVPDDYAAFLLPPALAQFAAEHPRVTVELVCEPSTALTKAIEDGRIDLAIVTRLAEQPVEVLRREPFVWVASPSHIAWDNDPLPVALFEPGCTARINVLKALAEGDRAYRCTYSSASLLGLVAVVQAGLAIAGLALCSVPPSLRIIGANEGLPRLDALEISILRNPRSASPAVERLNDFLRRALS; encoded by the coding sequence ATGAACCCCTTGGATATCGATCTGCTGCGAACCTTTGTTGCCGTTATCGAAACGGGCAGCTTCTCCAATGCCGCGCCCCGGATCGGACGCAGCCAGTCGGCCGTCAGCATGCAGATGCAGCGGCTGGAGCAGGCCGTCGGCAAGCAACTGCTGATCCGCGGCCCGAAGGCCGTCACCCCCAATGCGGCCGGCTCGGACTTTCTGGTCCATGCCCGACGGCTCCTGAAACTGTCGGACGAGGCATGGGCGAGCGTCACGCGGCCGGAAGAAAGCGGCAGCGTGCGCCTCGGCGTTCCCGACGACTACGCGGCCTTCCTGCTGCCGCCGGCACTGGCCCAGTTTGCGGCGGAGCATCCGCGGGTCACCGTCGAACTGGTGTGTGAACCCTCGACCGCATTGACGAAGGCAATCGAAGACGGTCGCATCGACCTGGCCATCGTCACCCGTCTGGCGGAACAACCTGTCGAGGTCCTGAGGCGAGAGCCTTTCGTCTGGGTCGCCTCTCCTTCCCACATTGCCTGGGACAACGACCCGCTGCCTGTCGCGCTCTTCGAGCCCGGCTGCACCGCGCGCATCAATGTCCTGAAAGCCCTTGCCGAGGGAGACCGCGCCTACCGCTGCACCTATTCCAGCGCGAGCCTGCTGGGTCTCGTCGCTGTCGTGCAGGCAGGCCTTGCCATCGCGGGCCTCGCCCTGTGCAGCGTGCCGCCGTCTTTGCGCATCATCGGAGCCAACGAGGGGCTGCCGCGTCTGGACGCGCTGGAAATCAGCATCCTGCGAAACCCGCGATCGGCCAGCCCGGCCGTGGAACGCCTGAACGACTTTCTTCGCCGCGCCCTGTCCTAA
- a CDS encoding DUF983 domain-containing protein, producing MQANETTGGTMHFGGAPDAPSRERPVGRSIKRGLLSRCPACGTGRLFRAYVKPVDHCAACGEDYTHQRADDLPPYLVITIVGHIVVGGYMGTDLIWPLTTWQHLAIWIPLTLILSLLLLQPVKGGAIGLQWALKMHGFGDTPEETEEPAAYGDRQA from the coding sequence ATGCAGGCGAATGAGACGACCGGCGGCACGATGCATTTCGGCGGCGCGCCCGACGCCCCCTCCCGGGAACGCCCCGTCGGACGCTCCATCAAGCGCGGGCTTCTCAGCCGCTGCCCGGCCTGCGGCACCGGCCGCCTCTTCCGCGCCTATGTCAAGCCGGTGGATCATTGCGCGGCCTGCGGCGAGGACTATACCCACCAGCGCGCCGACGACCTGCCGCCCTATCTCGTCATCACCATCGTCGGCCACATCGTCGTTGGCGGCTATATGGGGACGGACCTCATCTGGCCGCTGACCACCTGGCAGCATCTCGCCATCTGGATACCGCTCACGCTCATCCTGTCCCTGCTTCTGCTGCAACCCGTCAAGGGCGGCGCGATCGGCCTGCAATGGGCGTTGAAGATGCACGGCTTCGGCGACACGCCCGAGGAGACGGAAGAGCCGGCCGCCTATGGCGACCGGCAGGCATGA
- a CDS encoding DNA polymerase IV, with protein sequence MSTADTRFPGFCRDCLSGQPAGLRRCRACGSPRLLYHDELYRLTLAHIDCDAFYAAIEKRDDPTLADKPVIIGGGKRGVVSTACYVARIHGVRSAMPMFKALEACPNAVVIKPNMEKYVAVGRQVRTMMQDLTPLVQPLSIDEAFLELKGTERLHHDPPARVLARFVQRVEKEVGITISVGLSYCKFLAKVASDLNKPRGFSIIGEAEALDFLREKPVRLIWGVGKAFAEALERDGIRTVGQLQTMEETDLMRRYGIMGKRLFNLSRGQDDREVHANDPAKSVSAETTFFDDISSHDELVAHLRRLSEKVAVRLRKSGIAGHTVVLKLKTADFKGRTRNRKLEDPTMLADKIFRIGMELLRKETDGTKFRLIGIGVTDLTDPGRADPPDLVDPAATRRAAAEAAMNTLRDKFGKATVETGYTFGKSGPERFHGKLTVKTSGKIGDPGE encoded by the coding sequence ATGAGCACCGCCGACACACGTTTTCCGGGCTTCTGCCGAGACTGTCTTTCCGGGCAGCCTGCCGGATTGCGCCGATGCCGCGCCTGCGGCAGCCCTCGCCTGCTCTACCATGACGAACTCTATCGCCTGACGCTCGCCCATATCGACTGCGACGCCTTCTACGCGGCCATCGAGAAACGCGACGACCCGACCCTTGCCGACAAGCCGGTGATCATCGGCGGCGGCAAACGCGGCGTCGTCTCCACCGCCTGCTATGTCGCGCGCATTCATGGCGTGCGCTCGGCCATGCCGATGTTCAAGGCGCTGGAGGCCTGCCCGAACGCCGTCGTCATCAAGCCGAATATGGAAAAATACGTCGCGGTGGGGCGGCAGGTGCGCACGATGATGCAGGACCTGACGCCGCTGGTGCAGCCGCTCTCCATCGACGAGGCCTTCCTGGAGCTGAAGGGCACGGAACGCCTGCACCACGATCCCCCTGCCCGCGTGCTGGCGCGCTTCGTGCAGCGGGTGGAGAAGGAGGTGGGCATCACCATCTCCGTCGGCCTTTCCTACTGCAAGTTCCTCGCCAAGGTCGCCTCCGACCTCAACAAGCCGCGCGGCTTTTCCATCATCGGCGAAGCCGAGGCGCTGGACTTCCTGCGCGAAAAGCCGGTGCGGCTCATCTGGGGCGTCGGCAAGGCCTTTGCCGAGGCGCTGGAGCGCGACGGCATCCGCACCGTCGGCCAGCTCCAGACCATGGAGGAAACCGACCTGATGCGCCGCTACGGCATCATGGGCAAGCGGCTCTTCAACCTTTCGCGCGGGCAAGACGACCGCGAGGTGCATGCGAACGATCCGGCGAAAAGCGTCTCGGCCGAGACCACCTTCTTCGACGATATTTCCAGCCATGACGAACTGGTCGCGCATCTGCGCCGGCTGAGCGAGAAGGTGGCCGTGCGCCTGCGCAAATCCGGCATTGCCGGCCACACCGTCGTTCTCAAGCTAAAGACCGCCGACTTCAAGGGCCGCACGCGCAACCGCAAGCTCGAAGACCCGACCATGCTGGCCGACAAGATCTTCCGCATCGGCATGGAGCTGCTGCGCAAGGAAACGGACGGCACGAAATTCCGGCTGATCGGCATCGGCGTCACCGACCTGACCGATCCCGGCCGCGCCGACCCGCCCGATCTGGTCGATCCCGCCGCCACGCGCCGCGCCGCGGCGGAGGCCGCGATGAACACGCTGCGCGACAAGTTCGGCAAGGCCACCGTGGAGACCGGCTATACATTCGGCAAATCCGGCCCCGAGCGTTTTCACGGAAAATTGACCGTCAAGACCTCCGGAAAAATCGGCGATCCCGGCGAATAA
- a CDS encoding NUDIX hydrolase — MTAIRPVDAASILLLDRSGSGMRVLMGRRSSRHVFMPNVYVFPGGRRDAEDRRIPVANPLNPHARERLALKTGTRCPDSRLRALGVAALRELYEEAGIAVGAPLLDSAESVLPFRPDLSRLRFLARAITPAGMVRRFDTRFFTLFADEAGIDPTGAAASHELEDLRWVDIFDPAGIEMPDITVLILEELQKSLQEDKSLPFGRAAPLYHTQRGRFLRDLL, encoded by the coding sequence ATGACCGCCATCCGCCCCGTCGATGCGGCCTCGATCCTGCTCCTCGACCGGTCGGGGAGCGGCATGCGCGTGCTCATGGGCCGGCGCAGCAGCAGGCATGTCTTCATGCCAAACGTCTACGTCTTCCCGGGTGGCCGCCGCGATGCGGAGGACCGCCGCATTCCGGTCGCCAATCCGCTCAATCCGCATGCCCGCGAACGGCTGGCGCTGAAGACCGGCACGCGCTGTCCCGATTCGCGGCTGCGCGCGCTCGGTGTCGCGGCGCTGCGCGAACTTTATGAGGAAGCGGGCATCGCCGTGGGCGCGCCGCTCCTCGATTCGGCCGAATCCGTGCTGCCCTTCCGGCCCGATCTCTCGCGCCTGCGCTTCCTTGCCCGGGCCATCACGCCCGCCGGCATGGTCCGCCGCTTCGATACGCGCTTCTTTACGCTTTTTGCCGACGAGGCCGGCATCGACCCGACGGGCGCGGCCGCCAGCCATGAGCTGGAAGACCTGCGCTGGGTGGATATTTTTGATCCCGCGGGCATCGAGATGCCCGACATAACCGTATTGATCCTTGAAGAGCTTCAAAAAAGCCTTCAGGAAGACAAGTCTCTCCCCTTCGGAAGGGCCGCGCCGCTGTACCACACCCAGCGCGGGCGCTTTCTACGGGACCTTCTTTGA
- a CDS encoding response regulator: MPKQVMIVEDNELNMKLFRDLIEASGYTTIQTRNGMEALDLARKHRPDLILMDIQLPEVSGLEVTKWLKEDDELHVIPVIAVTAFAMKGDEERIRQGGCEAYVSKPISVPKFIETIKTYLGDA, from the coding sequence ATGCCCAAGCAGGTCATGATTGTCGAGGACAACGAGCTGAACATGAAGCTCTTCCGGGACCTCATCGAGGCATCCGGCTATACGACCATCCAGACCCGGAATGGCATGGAAGCCCTTGATCTTGCGCGCAAACACCGCCCCGACCTCATTCTCATGGACATCCAGCTTCCCGAGGTCTCCGGCCTCGAGGTGACCAAGTGGCTGAAGGAGGACGACGAGCTTCACGTCATCCCCGTGATCGCCGTGACGGCCTTCGCCATGAAGGGAGACGAGGAGCGAATCCGGCAGGGTGGCTGCGAGGCCTATGTCTCCAAGCCGATCTCCGTTCCGAAGTTCATAGAGACGATCAAAACCTATCTCGGCGACGCATGA
- a CDS encoding L,D-transpeptidase family protein → MKFRLATGMSMLGLMLSCATALGGTLEGPLQIMVSKDLQELKIYDGGVVVATSRVSTGKAGHSTPTGIFSILEKKRTHFSNIYDSAPMPFMQRLTWSGIALHASNSVPSYPASHGCVRLPNDFAKTLFSVTRRGGHVLITDREAAPQRIVHEALFKPSIVVPDTPLLADAGLRPTLIETGGKSVEVAMTEPKPEVLPPAVQKTEQDPIRILITRRGDREMMIDLQTLLSSLGYDAGVPDGRHGKQTVIAIRAFQLAEGLKEDGMVTPELLAAVYAKAGKGTPPNGQILVRQKFAPLIEEPITIRNPDIALGTHFLLAREVDADKGKAEWYGVSMDNQLSPATLKRLGITTEADASAPDALTKTLDRLDIPQDMRSRISGLMGEGASLSISDTGLGPETGDGTDFITVTRKVQKADASVVQGKKKKKKKSSITVVN, encoded by the coding sequence ATGAAGTTTCGCCTCGCCACTGGCATGAGCATGTTGGGCCTGATGCTGAGTTGCGCCACCGCACTCGGCGGAACGCTCGAAGGTCCGCTCCAGATCATGGTGTCGAAGGACCTGCAGGAATTGAAGATCTACGATGGCGGCGTGGTGGTCGCCACTTCGCGCGTCTCCACCGGCAAGGCCGGCCATTCGACGCCGACCGGCATCTTCTCCATCCTCGAAAAGAAGCGCACGCATTTCTCCAATATCTATGACAGCGCGCCGATGCCCTTCATGCAACGGCTCACCTGGTCGGGCATCGCGCTGCACGCCTCCAATAGCGTGCCCTCCTATCCCGCCTCACACGGCTGCGTGCGCCTGCCGAACGATTTCGCAAAGACGCTCTTCTCCGTCACCCGCCGCGGCGGCCATGTGCTGATCACCGACCGCGAGGCCGCGCCGCAGCGCATCGTACATGAGGCGCTGTTCAAGCCCTCCATCGTGGTGCCGGATACCCCGCTTCTCGCCGATGCCGGCCTGCGCCCGACGCTGATCGAAACCGGCGGCAAGAGCGTCGAGGTGGCGATGACCGAGCCGAAGCCGGAGGTCCTGCCACCCGCCGTGCAGAAGACCGAGCAGGACCCGATCCGCATCCTCATCACCCGGCGCGGCGACCGCGAGATGATGATCGACCTGCAGACGCTGCTATCCTCGCTCGGTTACGATGCCGGCGTGCCGGACGGCCGCCACGGCAAGCAGACCGTGATCGCCATCCGCGCCTTCCAGCTTGCCGAGGGCCTGAAGGAGGACGGCATGGTGACGCCCGAACTTCTCGCCGCCGTCTATGCCAAGGCCGGCAAGGGCACGCCGCCGAACGGCCAGATCCTCGTTCGCCAGAAGTTCGCGCCGCTGATCGAAGAGCCGATCACCATCCGCAACCCGGACATCGCGCTCGGCACCCACTTCCTGCTCGCCCGCGAGGTCGATGCCGACAAGGGCAAGGCCGAGTGGTACGGCGTCAGCATGGATAACCAGCTTTCGCCCGCGACCCTGAAGCGCCTCGGCATCACCACCGAGGCCGACGCCAGCGCGCCGGATGCCCTGACGAAGACGCTCGACCGCCTGGATATCCCGCAGGACATGCGCAGCCGCATTTCCGGACTGATGGGCGAAGGCGCGTCGCTCTCCATCTCCGACACGGGCCTCGGCCCGGAAACCGGCGACGGCACGGACTTCATCACCGTGACCCGCAAGGTGCAGAAGGCGGACGCCTCCGTCGTGCAGGGCAAGAAGAAGAAAAAGAAGAAGTCCTCGATCACGGTCGTGAACTGA
- a CDS encoding DUF3572 domain-containing protein yields the protein MKSQKDTTAAQDAQAIAVAILGWLAGEPELLTRFLALTGVMPAEVRNAVNDPGFLAGLIDFLMSHEPTLLAFSDATGIKPEAVVHAHAVLSGPNEGGDF from the coding sequence ATGAAAAGCCAAAAAGATACAACCGCGGCGCAGGACGCGCAGGCAATCGCTGTCGCCATCCTCGGCTGGCTTGCCGGCGAGCCGGAGCTTCTAACGCGTTTCCTCGCACTGACCGGCGTCATGCCGGCCGAAGTCCGCAACGCCGTGAACGATCCCGGCTTCCTCGCCGGCCTCATCGATTTCCTGATGAGCCACGAGCCGACGCTGCTCGCCTTCAGCGACGCCACGGGCATCAAGCCGGAGGCGGTCGTCCATGCCCATGCGGTCCTTTCCGGGCCGAATGAGGGAGGCGACTTCTGA
- a CDS encoding DMT family transporter, translating to MERAHNTRLPAAKLVAAMMIVGTVGAFAVEAGLDPVTTVFWRCAFGTVFLGAWCLIRGYLPDRNLSPARLALAALGGVCMVLSWIAFFAGFAMTSIATTTIVYHIQPFFVVLIGVLFLKERITFDQIVWMVGAFIGVVLASGLVVSSGAVDTTWVIGIALTLAAALLYAIATILAKGLGQQRPEVTALCQTIVGTILLAPFADLFQSVPAASWGWLLGIGILHTGIAYVLMYSAYPKLSTPVIGVLTFIYPLVAILIDWIVYGHPLGIAQALGMVLIALGTLGVRLGWRFPVGRTAPV from the coding sequence ATGGAAAGAGCACACAACACTCGTCTCCCCGCCGCAAAACTCGTGGCAGCGATGATGATCGTCGGCACGGTCGGAGCCTTCGCGGTTGAGGCCGGGCTTGACCCGGTGACGACGGTTTTCTGGCGATGCGCCTTCGGCACCGTCTTTCTCGGTGCGTGGTGCCTGATACGCGGCTATCTGCCGGACAGGAACCTCTCGCCGGCCCGGCTGGCGCTCGCCGCACTCGGCGGCGTCTGCATGGTCCTGAGCTGGATCGCGTTCTTTGCCGGCTTCGCGATGACCTCGATCGCCACGACGACGATCGTCTATCACATTCAACCCTTCTTCGTGGTCCTGATCGGCGTGCTGTTCCTCAAGGAGCGCATCACATTCGACCAGATCGTCTGGATGGTCGGTGCATTCATCGGCGTCGTTCTCGCAAGCGGCCTCGTCGTTTCCTCCGGCGCGGTCGACACGACCTGGGTGATCGGGATTGCGCTGACGCTCGCCGCCGCGCTGCTTTATGCGATCGCGACCATTCTTGCGAAGGGCCTTGGGCAGCAGCGCCCGGAGGTGACGGCCTTGTGCCAGACGATTGTCGGCACAATCCTGCTTGCACCGTTCGCCGATCTGTTCCAGTCCGTTCCCGCGGCGTCATGGGGATGGCTTCTCGGCATCGGCATCCTGCACACGGGCATTGCCTATGTGCTGATGTATTCAGCCTATCCGAAGCTGTCGACGCCGGTTATCGGCGTGCTGACCTTCATCTATCCGCTCGTTGCCATTCTCATCGACTGGATCGTCTATGGCCATCCGCTCGGGATCGCGCAGGCGCTCGGCATGGTGCTGATCGCTCTCGGAACGCTCGGTGTGCGGCTTGGATGGCGCTTTCCTGTCGGCAGGACCGCGCCAGTCTGA
- a CDS encoding MFS transporter: MTQPQSGTSGPVEHIHWRSLIAAIAAISAVGIAMGLGLPLLSLIMEKRGISSTLIGINSAMAGVAAMIAAPFTTRLAHEWGTSTTMICAVLMAAVSGLGFYYIENFWLWFPLRLVFHGATTMLFILSEFWINAAAPPSRRGLVLGIYATVLALGFATGPLLFSLIGSEGVLPFTVGAVIILLAALPIFFARGESPIIDEKPELHFMRYILLVPTATAAVFIFGAVQVGGLSFLPIYATRAGFSEAQAALLLTVMSVGSMAFQIPLGLLSDRMRDRRSLLTIMAAIGLAGSLSLPLISYNWLLMAGVLLVWGGCVAGLYTVGLSHLGSRLVGADLAAANAAFIFCYAVGTVVGPQVIGAAMDVSGNDGFAWAIVAFFGFYLVLSLGRMVFRPKRG; this comes from the coding sequence ATGACGCAGCCGCAATCGGGAACCTCCGGCCCGGTGGAGCATATTCACTGGCGGTCACTCATTGCAGCCATCGCCGCCATTTCCGCCGTCGGCATCGCCATGGGCCTCGGCCTCCCGCTGTTGTCCCTCATCATGGAAAAGCGCGGCATCTCCTCCACGCTCATCGGCATCAATTCCGCCATGGCGGGGGTCGCCGCCATGATCGCCGCGCCCTTCACCACGCGCCTCGCCCATGAATGGGGCACCTCGACCACCATGATCTGCGCCGTCCTGATGGCAGCAGTCAGCGGCCTCGGCTTCTACTATATCGAGAATTTCTGGCTCTGGTTCCCGCTCCGCCTCGTCTTCCACGGCGCGACGACGATGCTCTTCATCCTCTCCGAATTCTGGATCAACGCCGCCGCGCCGCCGAGCCGGCGCGGGCTGGTGCTCGGCATCTATGCAACCGTGCTGGCGCTCGGCTTCGCCACCGGCCCCCTGCTCTTCTCGCTGATCGGCAGCGAGGGCGTGCTGCCCTTCACGGTGGGCGCGGTCATCATCCTGCTCGCCGCGCTGCCCATCTTCTTCGCCCGCGGCGAAAGCCCGATCATCGACGAGAAGCCCGAGCTGCATTTCATGCGCTACATCCTGCTCGTGCCGACGGCGACGGCCGCCGTCTTCATCTTCGGCGCGGTCCAGGTGGGCGGGCTTTCCTTCCTGCCGATCTATGCCACCCGCGCCGGCTTCTCCGAAGCGCAGGCGGCGCTGCTGCTCACCGTCATGAGCGTCGGCAGCATGGCGTTCCAGATCCCGCTCGGCCTGCTCTCCGACCGCATGCGCGACCGCAGGAGCCTGCTCACCATCATGGCGGCCATCGGCCTCGCCGGCTCCCTCTCCCTGCCGCTCATCTCGTATAACTGGCTGCTGATGGCGGGCGTGCTGCTGGTGTGGGGCGGATGCGTGGCGGGCCTCTATACGGTCGGCCTCAGCCACCTCGGCTCGCGACTCGTCGGCGCGGACCTCGCAGCCGCCAATGCCGCCTTCATCTTCTGCTATGCGGTCGGCACCGTGGTCGGCCCGCAGGTCATCGGCGCGGCCATGGATGTCTCCGGCAATGACGGTTTTGCCTGGGCCATCGTCGCCTTCTTCGGCTTTTACCTCGTACTTTCTCTCGGGCGGATGGTTTTCCGGCCGAAACGGGGTTGA
- a CDS encoding PleD family two-component system response regulator: protein MTARILVVDDVPANVKLLEARLLAEYFDVLTAANGYDALSICERTQVDLILLDIMMPGIDGFEVCERLKANPRTAHIPVVMVTALDQPSDRVRGLKAGADDFLTKPVNDLQLMSRVKSLVRLKTLTDELRMRAMTARAISMEEGLETDLGSEPGDILLVDGRASSQERIARALKPIADVTCMSDPQAALFQAAESNYELVIVNANFDDYDPLRLCSQLRSLERTRFLPILLIAEQGDDDVVVRALDLGVTDYLMRPVDPNELIARSLTQIRRKRCNDRLRSSVRQTIELAVTDGLTGLHNRRYLDSHLKLLIDRATARGRPMSVCITDIDRFKLVNDTYGHDAGDAVLREFANRVRSTVRGADLACRYGGEEFVLVMPDTSAEMAAGVAERLRSIVEREPFRIPGTDAFLPITASLGIASVLPEGDSPEALLKRADAALYEAKRSGRNRVVAAAA from the coding sequence ATGACAGCACGCATTCTCGTCGTCGACGACGTTCCGGCCAATGTAAAACTCCTCGAAGCGCGGCTGCTGGCCGAATATTTCGACGTGCTGACGGCCGCCAACGGCTATGACGCGCTGTCGATCTGCGAGCGCACCCAGGTCGATCTCATCCTGCTCGACATCATGATGCCGGGCATCGACGGTTTCGAGGTCTGCGAGCGGCTGAAGGCCAATCCGCGCACCGCCCATATTCCCGTCGTCATGGTCACGGCGCTCGACCAGCCGTCCGACCGCGTGCGCGGCCTCAAGGCCGGCGCCGACGATTTCCTCACCAAGCCCGTCAACGACCTGCAGCTCATGTCGCGGGTCAAGAGCCTGGTGCGCCTGAAGACGCTGACGGACGAGCTGCGCATGCGCGCGATGACCGCGCGGGCCATCTCGATGGAGGAGGGGCTGGAGACCGATCTCGGCAGCGAGCCGGGCGATATCCTGCTCGTCGACGGCCGCGCCAGTTCGCAGGAGCGTATCGCCCGGGCGCTGAAGCCGATTGCCGACGTCACCTGCATGTCCGATCCGCAGGCGGCGCTGTTCCAGGCGGCCGAGAGCAATTACGAGCTTGTCATCGTCAATGCGAATTTCGACGACTACGATCCGCTGCGGCTCTGCTCGCAGCTTCGTTCGCTGGAGCGCACGCGCTTCCTGCCCATCCTGCTGATCGCCGAGCAGGGCGACGACGACGTGGTCGTGCGCGCGCTCGATCTCGGCGTTACGGACTATCTGATGCGGCCGGTCGATCCGAACGAACTGATCGCCCGCAGCCTCACCCAGATCCGCCGCAAGCGCTGCAACGACCGGCTCCGCTCGAGCGTGCGCCAGACGATCGAACTTGCCGTCACCGATGGCCTGACGGGCCTGCACAATCGCCGCTATCTGGACAGCCACCTGAAGCTTCTGATCGACCGGGCGACGGCGCGGGGCCGGCCGATGTCGGTTTGCATCACGGATATCGACCGCTTCAAGCTCGTCAACGATACCTATGGCCACGACGCCGGCGATGCCGTGCTGCGGGAGTTCGCCAACCGCGTCCGCTCCACCGTGCGCGGCGCGGACCTCGCCTGCCGTTATGGCGGAGAGGAATTCGTGCTGGTGATGCCCGATACCTCCGCCGAGATGGCGGCGGGCGTTGCCGAGCGCCTGCGGTCCATCGTCGAGCGTGAGCCGTTCCGTATTCCCGGTACGGATGCCTTCCTGCCGATTACCGCCTCGCTCGGCATTGCCTCGGTCCTGCCCGAAGGCGACAGCCCGGAGGCGTTGCTGAAGCGCGCCGATGCCGCGCTCTACGAGGCCAAGCGCTCGGGCCGCAACCGGGTCGTTGCCGCCGCCGCCTGA